In Humulus lupulus chromosome 6, drHumLupu1.1, whole genome shotgun sequence, a single genomic region encodes these proteins:
- the LOC133781541 gene encoding uncharacterized protein LOC133781541 isoform X1: protein MTSSKFLFTNGVLSQSSDIPSVSTFLETHPGAYTTTRSHNNGACVLFWERHLRRLCQSIQILWSSHPQLLFEAKRFSKESLPYLSTISETWESGIRGLVNDSMRKALPIALKEGSEGDELAITTLVTANLDKLIVSESVRRESLVNVFDVHIYIVDFVPPMFGIQENGAHLAVVGPGREAASAKHSNWVRVRTSLEKLKPPSATDLLLSNDGNRLLEGSVTNFYVVCRKVNDQDDKDGTEGSATDKKESGDCFEVQTAPVSDGVLPGVIRQLVIEVCLTRGIPFREVAPMWSEHEIWEEAFITNSLRLLQHVETVSIPNSWDSLHLKSWKEISWNKKQFEGGPGTITRAIQSEIMGRANLEGYSFSDDA from the exons CAGCGACATTCCTTCGGTATCAACCTTCCTGGAAACCCATCCAG GTGCCTACACGACTACTCGTTCTCACAACAATGGTGCCTGTGTATTGTTCTGGGAAAGACATTTAAGAAGGCTCTGCCAATCTATACAGATACTTTGGAGTTCGCATCCACAACTTTTGTTTGAGGCTAAAAGATTTTCGAAAGAGTCTTTGCCTTATTTGTCGACAATCTCAGAGACATGGGAATCGGGGATTCGAGGTCTCGTTAATGATTCCATGAGAAAAGCATTGCCGATTGCGCTAAAGGAGGGGAGTGAGGGTGACGAACTTGCAATTACGACTTTAGTCACTGCAAATTTGGATAAATTGATTGTGAGTGAGAGTGTGAGACGGGAAAGTTTGGTAAATGTTTTTGACGTCCATATCTATATCGTAGATTTTGTGCCTCCTATGTTTGGGATCCAAGAAAATGGTGCTCATTTGGCTGTGGTGGGTCCTGGGAGGGAAGCTGCATCTGCAAAGCACTCTAATTGGGTGAG GGTGAGAACGTCTTTGGAGAAGCTAAAACCTCCCTCGGCAACTGACCTTTTGTTGTCAAATGACGGCAATCGGCTTCTTGAAGGAAGTGTAACTAATTTCTATGTTGTCTGTCGCAAGGTGAATGATCAAGAC GACAAAGATGGAACCGAAGGAAGCGCGACTGACAAGAAAGAAAGTGGAGATTGTTTTGAAGTTCAAACAGCACCTGTCAGCGATGGTGTCCTTCCAGGAGTTATTCGACAACTAGTCATTGA GGTTTGCTTGACTAGAGGCATCCCCTTTCGAGAAGTGGCACCAATGTGGTCAGAGCATGAGATTTGGGAAGAGGCGTTCATCACAA ATAGCTTGAGACTCCTCCAGCATGTAGAGACAGTTTCTATTCCAAATTCATGGGATTCACTCCATTTAAAATCTTGGAAGGAGATATCATGGAATAAAAAACAATTCGAG GGTGGTCCTGGAACTATCACAAGAGCAATCCAG AGTGAAATAATGGGGAGGGCAAATCTTGAAGGGTACTCATTTAGTGATGATGCATGA
- the LOC133781541 gene encoding uncharacterized protein LOC133781541 isoform X3 — MTSSKFLFTNGVLSQSSDIPSVSTFLETHPGAYTTTRSHNNGACVLFWERHLRRLCQSIQILWSSHPQLLFEAKRFSKESLPYLSTISETWESGIRGLVNDSMRKALPIALKEGSEGDELAITTLVTANLDKLIVSESVRRESLVNVFDVHIYIVDFVPPMFGIQENGAHLAVVGPGREAASAKHSNWVRVRTSLEKLKPPSATDLLLSNDGNRLLEGSVTNFYVVCRKDKDGTEGSATDKKESGDCFEVQTAPVSDGVLPGVIRQLVIEVCLTRGIPFREVAPMWSEHEIWEEAFITNSLRLLQHVETVSIPNSWDSLHLKSWKEISWNKKQFEGGPGTITRAIQSEIMGRANLEGYSFSDDA; from the exons CAGCGACATTCCTTCGGTATCAACCTTCCTGGAAACCCATCCAG GTGCCTACACGACTACTCGTTCTCACAACAATGGTGCCTGTGTATTGTTCTGGGAAAGACATTTAAGAAGGCTCTGCCAATCTATACAGATACTTTGGAGTTCGCATCCACAACTTTTGTTTGAGGCTAAAAGATTTTCGAAAGAGTCTTTGCCTTATTTGTCGACAATCTCAGAGACATGGGAATCGGGGATTCGAGGTCTCGTTAATGATTCCATGAGAAAAGCATTGCCGATTGCGCTAAAGGAGGGGAGTGAGGGTGACGAACTTGCAATTACGACTTTAGTCACTGCAAATTTGGATAAATTGATTGTGAGTGAGAGTGTGAGACGGGAAAGTTTGGTAAATGTTTTTGACGTCCATATCTATATCGTAGATTTTGTGCCTCCTATGTTTGGGATCCAAGAAAATGGTGCTCATTTGGCTGTGGTGGGTCCTGGGAGGGAAGCTGCATCTGCAAAGCACTCTAATTGGGTGAG GGTGAGAACGTCTTTGGAGAAGCTAAAACCTCCCTCGGCAACTGACCTTTTGTTGTCAAATGACGGCAATCGGCTTCTTGAAGGAAGTGTAACTAATTTCTATGTTGTCTGTCGCAAG GACAAAGATGGAACCGAAGGAAGCGCGACTGACAAGAAAGAAAGTGGAGATTGTTTTGAAGTTCAAACAGCACCTGTCAGCGATGGTGTCCTTCCAGGAGTTATTCGACAACTAGTCATTGA GGTTTGCTTGACTAGAGGCATCCCCTTTCGAGAAGTGGCACCAATGTGGTCAGAGCATGAGATTTGGGAAGAGGCGTTCATCACAA ATAGCTTGAGACTCCTCCAGCATGTAGAGACAGTTTCTATTCCAAATTCATGGGATTCACTCCATTTAAAATCTTGGAAGGAGATATCATGGAATAAAAAACAATTCGAG GGTGGTCCTGGAACTATCACAAGAGCAATCCAG AGTGAAATAATGGGGAGGGCAAATCTTGAAGGGTACTCATTTAGTGATGATGCATGA
- the LOC133781541 gene encoding uncharacterized protein LOC133781541 isoform X2 — MVFSPNPATFLRYQPSWKPIQKLSSSQGAYTTTRSHNNGACVLFWERHLRRLCQSIQILWSSHPQLLFEAKRFSKESLPYLSTISETWESGIRGLVNDSMRKALPIALKEGSEGDELAITTLVTANLDKLIVSESVRRESLVNVFDVHIYIVDFVPPMFGIQENGAHLAVVGPGREAASAKHSNWVRVRTSLEKLKPPSATDLLLSNDGNRLLEGSVTNFYVVCRKVNDQDDKDGTEGSATDKKESGDCFEVQTAPVSDGVLPGVIRQLVIEVCLTRGIPFREVAPMWSEHEIWEEAFITNSLRLLQHVETVSIPNSWDSLHLKSWKEISWNKKQFEGGPGTITRAIQSEIMGRANLEGYSFSDDA; from the exons CAGCGACATTCCTTCGGTATCAACCTTCCTGGAAACCCATCCAG AAACTTTCTTCTTCCCAAGGTGCCTACACGACTACTCGTTCTCACAACAATGGTGCCTGTGTATTGTTCTGGGAAAGACATTTAAGAAGGCTCTGCCAATCTATACAGATACTTTGGAGTTCGCATCCACAACTTTTGTTTGAGGCTAAAAGATTTTCGAAAGAGTCTTTGCCTTATTTGTCGACAATCTCAGAGACATGGGAATCGGGGATTCGAGGTCTCGTTAATGATTCCATGAGAAAAGCATTGCCGATTGCGCTAAAGGAGGGGAGTGAGGGTGACGAACTTGCAATTACGACTTTAGTCACTGCAAATTTGGATAAATTGATTGTGAGTGAGAGTGTGAGACGGGAAAGTTTGGTAAATGTTTTTGACGTCCATATCTATATCGTAGATTTTGTGCCTCCTATGTTTGGGATCCAAGAAAATGGTGCTCATTTGGCTGTGGTGGGTCCTGGGAGGGAAGCTGCATCTGCAAAGCACTCTAATTGGGTGAG GGTGAGAACGTCTTTGGAGAAGCTAAAACCTCCCTCGGCAACTGACCTTTTGTTGTCAAATGACGGCAATCGGCTTCTTGAAGGAAGTGTAACTAATTTCTATGTTGTCTGTCGCAAGGTGAATGATCAAGAC GACAAAGATGGAACCGAAGGAAGCGCGACTGACAAGAAAGAAAGTGGAGATTGTTTTGAAGTTCAAACAGCACCTGTCAGCGATGGTGTCCTTCCAGGAGTTATTCGACAACTAGTCATTGA GGTTTGCTTGACTAGAGGCATCCCCTTTCGAGAAGTGGCACCAATGTGGTCAGAGCATGAGATTTGGGAAGAGGCGTTCATCACAA ATAGCTTGAGACTCCTCCAGCATGTAGAGACAGTTTCTATTCCAAATTCATGGGATTCACTCCATTTAAAATCTTGGAAGGAGATATCATGGAATAAAAAACAATTCGAG GGTGGTCCTGGAACTATCACAAGAGCAATCCAG AGTGAAATAATGGGGAGGGCAAATCTTGAAGGGTACTCATTTAGTGATGATGCATGA
- the LOC133784590 gene encoding protein DETOXIFICATION 16-like: MEKVFKEVGKQLVLAGPVSLVTLSQISLQMISLMFIGHNDGELALAGASMATAFAAATGYYVLVGATSALDTLCGQLFGAKLYLTLGIQLQRAVIFSSTCSILISIIWANATPILISMHQDHQISQEAGRYLLLLIPSSFAFGFLQCFRSFLQNQNIVYPMVLSSLVATPIHIFCCWILVSKSGLGSSGAALATSVSYWVNALCLALFIKFSSSCKRTWNGFSKQALRNFLPYVKLAMPSVLMECFKTWAFELLIIFSGFLPNPMLETSVQSICLNTFGLLWSIPAGLMASTSVRVGNELGAKNLQAAHFAIGMVLVMVIMEGLVVGVIVVLLRKMWAGLYSNDKNVTSIVASLMPFIAMSCFVNGFETVLSGIFRGCGWQKKGVYLNLAAFYFVGVPCQVTFAFVLHMKAKGLWLGMIVAFVVDIVFFLIIIIRTNWDKEVAKAENRVKKYSNFGELALDQNVSSN, translated from the exons ATGGAAAAGGTTTTCAAAGAAGTGGGAAAACAGCTAGTATTAGCAGGGCCGGTGTCACTGGTTACATTGTCACAGATTTCTTTGCAAATGATATCATTGATGTTTATTGGCCATAACGATGGAGAGTTGGCCTTAGCTGGTGCATCCATGGCCACTGCATTTGCTGCAGCCACTGGTTATTACGTACTG GTGGGTGCCACTAGTGCATTGGACACATTATGTGGCCAACTATTTGGAGCAAAACTATATCTTACACTAGGCATACAACTACAAAGAGCTGTTATCTTTAGTTCAACTTGTAGTATTTTGATCTCCATCATATGGGCAAATGCAACTCCTATTTTGATTTCTATGCACCAAGATCACCAAATTTCTCAAGAAGCAGGAAGATATTTACTTCTTTTGATTCCTAGCAGTTTTGCATTTGGTTTTCTCCAATGCTTTCGAAGTTTTTTGCAAAACCAGAATATAGTTTATCCCATGGTGTTGAGCTCTTTAGTTGCAACTCCTATACACATTTTTTGCTGTTGGATTTTGGTTAGTAAATCTGGGCTGGGAAGCAGTGGAGCTGCCCTCGCCACCTCTGTATCGTATTGGGTCAACGCGTTGTGTTTGGCGCTCTTTATCAAGTTTTCCTCTTCATGTAAAAGAACTTGGAATGGTTTTTCCAAGCAAGCTCTTCGCAATTTTCTTCCTTATGTGAAACTCGCCATGCCTTCGGTTCTAATGGAATG CTTCAAAACCTGGGCATTTGAGCTTTTGATCATCTTTTCTGGGTTTCTTCCTAATCCAATGCTTGAAACTTCTGTTCAATCTATATG TCTCAATACATTTGGATTGTTGTGGTCTATCCCTGCTGGACTCATGGCTAGTACAAG CGTACGAGTAGGAAATGAACTTGGAGCCAAGAATCTACAAGCAGCTCATTTCGCCATAGGAATGGTGTTAGTGATGGTGATCATGGAGGGACTTGTAGTTGGAGTCATTGTCGTACTCTTGCGTAAGATGTGGGCCGGATTATACAGCAATGATAAAAATGTTACTTCGATTGTGGCATCCTTGATGCCCTTTATCGCAATGTCGTGCTTCGTTAATGGATTTGAGACTGTGCTTTCAG gCATCTTTAGAGGATGTGGTTGGCAAAAGAAAGGTGTATACCTAAACCTAGCAGCCTTCTATTTTGTTGGGGTTCCTTGTCAAGTTACATTTGCCTTTGTCCTCCACATGAAAGCCAAA GGGCTTTGGTTGGGGATGATTGTTGCCTTTGTCGTGGATATAGTCTTTTTTCTTATCATCATCATACGAACCAACTGGGATAAAGAA GTAGCGAAGGCTGAGAACAGAGTGAAAAAATACTCAAATTTTGGAGAATTGGCTTTGGATCAAAATGTTTCTAGTAATTGA
- the LOC133784591 gene encoding uncharacterized protein LOC133784591, which translates to MDRIMSWNVRGINNRHKQEEVKQMIFSMKVGLVGLLETKIQTQNLGSVFVNMFRGWCLSTNNAWHKGGRIMISWNPGVFTVNILQCTSQLMHLEVTTMAGKECFLVTFVYALNEEQGRISLWNDLKDIALKGSGPWIILGDFTDILSVEERIGGQQRPKISGAFKECVEFCQVEDVKYTCSFFTWNNKQNMETRIYSKIDRVLANQGWLDKFPNAEVVFLAEGMFDHCPAILTVYPPGVEGKKPFRDFRMWENIPDFKKRLEATWRIQVDGAPMFQLTQKLKEVKKLMKGINKMEFGDIHSVHAKRFQNLMDCQAALQLKPQDHILISKEKEARTLYSEAHSNYISFLKQKAKLHWMKEGDDNTSFFHSSI; encoded by the coding sequence ATGGATAGGATCATGAGCTGGAATGTCAGGGGAATCAATAATCGCCACAAACAGGAAGAGGTAAAACAGATGATATTCTCAATGAAGGTGGGATTAGTTGGTCTCCTTGAAACCAAGATACAGACTCAAAATTTGGGTTCTGTATTTGTAAATATGTTTAGAGGATGGTGTCTTTCAACAAATAATGCTTGGCATAAAGGGGGTAGAATTATGATTAGCTGGAACCCGGGGGTGTTTACTGTCAATATACTTCAATGTACAAGTCAACTAATGCATCTCGAAGTTACTACAATGGCTGGTAAGGAATGTTTTCTGGTTACTTTTGTTTATGCACTAAATGAGGAGCAGGGTCGAATCTCACTTTGGAATGATCTAAAAGATATAGCATTGAAGGGGTCTGGTCCTTGGATCATTTTAGGGGATTTTACTGATATTCTTAGTGTTGAAGAAAGAATTGGGGGTCAACAAAGACCAAAAATTTCTGGTGCATTTAAAGAGTGCGTAGAATTCTGTCAGGTTGAGGATGTAAAGTATACATGCTCTTTCTTTACTTGGAACAACAAACAGAACATGGAGACTAGGATCTATTCTAAAATAGATAGGGTGTTAGCAAACCAAGGTTGGTTGGACAAATTTCCTAATGCAGAGGTGGTTTTCTTGGCTGAAGGTATGTTTGATCACTGTCCAGCCATTCTCACTGTCTATCCGCCTGGAGTGGAGGGAAAGAAACCATTTCGGGACTTCAGAATGTGGGAAAATATTCCAGATTTTAAGAAGAGATTAGAAGCGACATGGCGGATTCAGGTTGATGGTGCTCCAATGTTTCAACTTACACAGAAATTAAAAGAGGTGAAGAAGCTAATGAAAGGGATTAATAAAATGGAGTTTGGGGATATTCATTCAGTGCATGCCAAGAGATTTCAGAATCTAATGGATTGTCAAGCTGCGTTACAGTTAAAACCTCAAGATCATATCCTAATTTCTAAGGAGAAAGAAGCCAGAACCTTATACAGTGAAGCACATAGCAACTATATATCATTTCTTAAACAAAAAGCTAAACTACATTGGATGAAGGAAGGAGATGATAACACATCTTTTTTTCACTCTAGTATATGA
- the LOC133781545 gene encoding protochlorophyllide-dependent translocon component 52, chloroplastic-like — protein sequence MVALRATPLFYSIGNFIPSKLDNKLFLTNFNQKQKTQLSRSKLFTSVSSSGSTELTDPFKPEELESHQNPDGKFDWYSHWYPIVPVCDLDKRRPQGKKVMGLDVVVWWDKNESAWKVFDDSCPHRLAPLSEGRIDQWGRLQCVYHGWCFNGSGDCKFIPQAPPEGPPVHTFKKACVASYPSTVQNDLLWFWPNTDAQYKDILTKKRPPYIEEIDDPSFSKMSWGNREFPFGYEVLMENIMDVAHLTYAHYGLIQTPLPKSRADREGGIPLELIVENINIEGFSGKREPATNKFFAPCLYYSHVPLGPKKKVAFVFSCVPISPGKSRVIWSNVKNFGVLWDKIVPRWISHISQNLIFDSDLGLLHVEEHRIMEAGRGPWHKECFVPTKSDVPIVAFRNWLNKFGGGQVDWRAKFTTALPPTPPREQLMDRYWSHVVNCSSCTGAHKVLKVLEVVLQVVSIALIGYAAIATKQGQPLKTAMVSIALLCFAASKWLSHFIHKIFHYHDYEHAFH from the exons ATGGTAGCTCTCAGAGCAACCCCTCTATTTTACTCAATCGGCAATTTTATTCCATCCAAACTTGACAACAAACTTTTTCTCACTAACTTTAACCAAAAACAAAAAACCCAGTTGTCAAGATCGAAGCTTTTCACTTCTGTTTCTTCATCTGGTTCGACAGAGCTCACTGACCCTTTCAAGCCAGAAGAGCTTGAATCTCATCAAAACCCAGATGGGAAATTCGACTGGTACAGCCACTGGTATCCGATTGTGCCGGTTTGTGATCTGGACAAGAGGAGACCGCAAGGGAAGAAGGTGATGGGGCTGGATGTGGTGGTGTGGTGGGACAAGAATGAGAGTGCTTGGAAGGTGTTCGATGATAGTTGTCCTCATAGGTTGGCTCCATTATCAGAAGGAAGGATCGATCAGTGGGGAAGATTGCAGTGTGTGTACCATggttggtgcttcaatggctccggcgaTTGCAAGTTCATCCCTCAAGCACCCCCAGAAGGCCCCCCG GTACACACATTCAAGAAAGCATGTGTAGCCAGTTATCCAAGCACTGTCCAGAATGATCTTCTTTGGTTTTGGCCAAACACTGATGCTCAATACAAAGACATTCTTACAAAGAAAAGACCTCCCTACATTGAAGAAATAGATGATCCTTCATTCTCCAAAATGTCATGGGGCAATAGAGAGTTTCCATTTGG ATATGAAGTCTTAATGGAAAATATTATGGACGTTGCTCATCTTACTTATGCACACTATGGATTAATACAGACTCCACTACCGAAGA GTAGGGCTGATAGAGAAGGTGGCATACCTTTGGAATTGATTGTGGAGAATATTAATATTGAAGGTTTTAGTGGAAAACGAGAGCCTGCTACTAACAAATTTTTTGCACCATGTTTGTATTATTCTCATGTCCCtcttggaccaaag AAGAAAGTGGCTTTTGTTTTTAGCTGTGTACCAATTAGTCCTGGGAAGAGCAGAGTGATATGGTCAAATGTAAAGAACTTTGGAGTATTGTGGGACAAGATTGTTCCAAGATGGATATCTCATATTTCCCAGAACTTAATTTTCGATTCAGATTTAGGTCTCCTACATGTTGAG GAGCATAGGATAATGGAAGCTGGGCGTGGGCCTTGGCATAAAGAATGTTTTGTGCCAACAAAATCAGATGTTCCAATCGTTGCTTTCAGAAATTGGTTAAACAAGTTTGGTGGTGGTCAAGTTGATTGGAGAGCCAAATTCACTACTGctcttcctccaactcctcctAGAGAACAGCTTATGGATAG GTATTGGAGCCATGTGGTGAATTGTTCCAGTTGCACTGGTGCACACAAGGTTTTAAAAGTGTTAGAAGTAGTGCTACAAGTGGTCTCCATAGCTCTGATTGGATATGCTGCCATTGCAACCAAACAAGGCCAACCATTAAAGACTGCCATGGTTTCTATAGCATTACTTTGCTTTGCAGCTTCGAAGTGGTTGTCTCACTTTATCCACAAGATCTTTCATTATCATGACTATGAACACGCTTTTCATTGA
- the LOC133781546 gene encoding protochlorophyllide-dependent translocon component 52, chloroplastic-like gives MEALRVCSVHSLGFPARPSKTQFTKFIPSSSFSPDQRNHSKSKLFKAASSSVSTELTDPFQPELETQTPDGKFDWYAQWYPIMPLCDLDKRRPHAKKVMGLDVVVWWDRNESAWKVFDDSCPHRLAPLSEGRIDQWGRLQCVYHGWCFNGSGDCKFIPQAPPDGPPIQTSKKACVAAYPSTVLNDILWFWPNTDPQYKDILVKKSPPYIPELNDPSYISSMGNRDFPFGYEILLENLMDPSHVPYAHYGILPTRQPENKLDREGGRPLNMRVNKLDANGFFAKQDWAGNSEFIAPCIFYGHSAALPDKGNRATSSSGTKKERRMGLIFMGVPVSPGKSRLIWAIPRNFNLWMDKIFPRWIFHLGQNLILDSDLYLLHVEERRILEFGSAQWSRACYVPTKADALVVGFRNWLNRYGGGQVDWRGKFSGVLPPSPPREQIMDRYWSHVVNCPSCSAAYKGLNVLKVVLSLTSLVLIGLVAATKLATASVALRATMVSLSILCFAASKWLAHFVYKNFHFHDYIHAFH, from the exons ATGGAAGCCCTGAGAGTGTGCTCTGTTCATTCTCTCGGCTTTCCAGCCAGACCAAGCAAAACCCAGTTCACAAAATTCATTCCCAGTTCATCTTTCTCGCCAGACCAAAGAAACCACTCAAAATCGAAGCTTTTCAAGGCCGCTTCATCATCTGTTTCAACAGAGCTCACTGACCCTTTTCAGCCAGAGCTTGAAACTCAAACCCCGGATGGGAAATTCGATTGGTATGCACAGTGGTACCCGATTATGCCGCTTTGTGACCTGGATAAGAGGAGGCCACATGCAAAGAAGGTCATGGGTCTTGATGTGGTGGTTTGGTGGGACAGAAATGAGAGTGCTTGGAAGGTGTTTGATGATAGTTGtcctcatagattggctccattaTCTGAAGGAAGGATTGATCAGTGGGGCAGGTTGCAGTGTGTGTACCATGGTTGGTGTTTTAATGGCTCTGGTGACTGCAAGTTTATTCCACAAGCACCCCCAGATGGCCCTCCG ATTCAAACATCCAAGAAAGCATGCGTAGCTGCTTATCCAAGTACAGTGCTGAATGATATCCTCTGGTTTTGGCCTAATACCGATCCTCAATACAAAGATATTCTTGTGAAGAAAAGTCCCCCATATATTCCAGAACTTAATGATCCATCATATATATCCTCAATGGGAAATAGGGATTTTCCTTTCGG ATATGAAATCTTGCTCGAGAACCTTATGGACCCTTCTCATGTTCCATATGCACATTATGGAATACTGCCAACTCGGCAACCCGAAA ATAAGTTGGATAGGGAGGGAGGCAGACCCCTGAACATGAGAGTGAATAAGTTGGACGCAAATGGTTTTTTTGCAAAGCAAGATTGGGCAGGTAATAGTGAATTCATCGCACCATGTATTTTTTATGGTCATTCTGCTGCTTTACCGGATAAAGGCAATCGGGCTACATCGTCATCTGGAACCAAAAAG gaaaggagaatgggtttaatTTTCATGGGGGTTCCAGTTAGTCCAGGTAAAAGCAGATTGATATGGGCTATCCCAAGGAATTTCAATCTTTGGATGGACAAGATTTTTCCAAGATGGATATTTCATCTTGGACAGAACTTGATTTTGGATTCAGATTTATATCTTCTTCATGTTGAG GAGCGAAGGATATTAGAGTTTGGGTCAGCTCAATGGAGTCGGGCATGTTATGTGCCAACAAAGGCAGATGCTCTGGTGGTTGGTTTTAGAAATTGGTTAAATAGATATGGTGGTGGTCAGGTTGATTGGAGAGGAAAATTCAGTGGAGTTCTTCCTCCATCTCCTCCCAGAGAACAAATTATGGACAG GTACTGGTCCCATGTGGTGAATTGCCCCAGCTGTAGTGCAGCATACAAAGGTCTGAATGTGCTTAAAGTTGTGCTCAGCCTCACCTCTCTTGTTTTGATTGGTCTCGTAGCTGCAACCAAGCTAGCCACTGCCTCAGTTGCTTTGAGAGCTACAATGGTCTCACTCTCCATTCTATGCTTTGCAGCTTCAAAATGGCTGGCTCACTTTGTCTACAAGAACTTTCACTTTCATGACTATATTCATGCTTTTCATTAA